From Rutidosis leptorrhynchoides isolate AG116_Rl617_1_P2 chromosome 3, CSIRO_AGI_Rlap_v1, whole genome shotgun sequence, a single genomic window includes:
- the LOC139897448 gene encoding uncharacterized protein, with the protein MGATNSKVEEDKALQLCRERKKFVRRALDGRCSLAATHFTYIESLTIIGNALRRFVEPEPAIPPSLYASTSAIPEPFGHSFSSTMSQHIIPPGNISPSPSPPTSTRFYTNHMKIKGSFSKTVEEKPSVPVIVSVTSSSTTPNNTTPRSLDEPETSFDPESQPWDFFGLTHPIDNEFSSKETQELNQVTENYNEMEKEEKSPSRESVCVDGQESEDEFDEPSADGLVRSFENLNRVADNVNGTGLQSMSSADDSMTSETEILNGGVSPYLSPLKRKTSGVKNVVIPQHENTEVVKRTPDNKSVPSKDFISSMRDIEHLFVKASECGREVPRMLEANKLHFRQIFPGKERGSFTSKFIKSCLACGDDPSQVPEEPVQTEYLMWHRSTSSRASSFRHDPNANTKENPEDATASLFDNFCMNAGSHASTLDRLYAWEKKLYDEVKANEMLRKVYDQKRKLLRELESSGESTRRVDKTRAVVKDLHWRIGVAFQRIDSISRRIEDLRDKELHPQLEELIEGLRKMWEVMHECHKEQFLIISSINKNTHTKISIQSDMHRQITVHLESELSTLSSSFTKWIGSQKSYVQSLDGWLHKCVPPQQSTKKKRRQPPSLRDYGPPIYVTCGVWLDNLKTLPTKEVADSCKNLAAAIGHFLPRQEKSKGAHRHSLPGDPAGESLLPEEGLEDRNASFDRVKSRLEDFVGQLSKFSGLSVDMFVDLQKAIQDKKNIYARIHSQS; encoded by the exons ATGGGTGCCACGAACTCAAAAGTGGAAGAAGATAAGGCTCTGCAACTGTGTCGTGAACGGAAAAAGTTTGTTAGACGAGCCCTTGATGGCAGATGTTCACTTGCAGCCACTCATTTTACATATATAGAATCTTTAACTATAATTGGAAATGCATTAAGGCGATTTGTTGAACCTGAACCTGCAATACCACCCTCTTTATACGCTTCCACAAGTGCAATACCAGAGCCCTTTGGACACTCGTTTTCTTCAACCATGTCACAACATATAATTCCGCCTGGAAACATATCTCCATCACCTTCTCCACCAACTTCAACTCGGTTTTAtacaaatcatatgaagattaaaggTTCATTTTCAAAAACAGTTGAAGAAAAACCATCTGTTCCTGTCATTGTATCTGTAACCTCTTCAAGTACTACCCCAAATAACACCACTCCCCGTTCATTAGATGAACCTGAAACTTCATTTGACCCTGAAAGTCAACCGTGGGATTTTTTTGGTCTTACTCATCCGATCGACAACGAGTTTTCTTCAAAAGAAACACAAGAATTGAATCAAGTGACAGAAAATTACAATGAAATGGAAAAAGAAGAAAAAAGTCCATCCCGGGAGAGTGTGTGTGTTGATGGTCAAGAATCAGAAGATGAATTTGATGAGCCATCTGCAGATGGGTTGGTTAGAAGTTTTGAAAATTTGAACAGGGTAGCAGATAATGTCAACGGGACTGGTTTGCAGTCAATGTCTTCTGCTGATGATAGCATGACATCAGAAACTGAAATTTTGAATGGGGGTGTTTCTCCTTATTTGTCACCGTTAAAGAGAAAAACTTCAGGTGTTAAGAACGTTGTAATTCCTCAACATGAAAATACAGAAGTGGTAAAACGAACTCCTGATAACAAGTCGGTGCCTTCTAAAGATTTCATTTCAAGCATGAGAGATATCGAACATCTTTTTGTTAAAGCTTCAGAATGTGGAAGGGAAGTCCCTAGAATGCTTGAAGCCAATAAACTTCATTTTCGTCAAATTTTCCCAGGGAAAGAAC GTGGTTCATTCACTTCAAAATTTATAAAATCATGTCTGGCATGTGGAGATGATCCAAGTCAAGTACCAGAAG AACCTGTTCAAACTGAGTACTTAATGTGGCACCGGTCAACATCTTCTCGTGCTTCATCCTTCAGGCATGATCCCAATGCCAACACTAAAGAAAATCCCGAGGATGCTACCGCTAGTCTCTTTGACAACTTCTGTATGAATGCAGGAAGCCATGCTTCAACCTTGGATCGGCTATACGCATGGGAAAAGAAACTTTACGATGAAGTTAAG GCAAATGAGATGCTCAGAAAGGTATACGATCAAAAGCGTAAACTTCTTAGGGAACTAGAATCGAGTGGTGAAAGTACACGTAGGGTTGATAAAACTCGTGCAGTAGTAAAGGATCTACACTGGAGAATCGGAGTTGCTTTCCAAAGGATTGATTCGATATCAAGAAGAATTGAAGACCTAAGAGACAAGGAACTTCACCCACAACTCGAAGAGTTGATTGAAGG GTTGAGGAAGATGTGGGAAGTAATGCATGAATGTCATAAAGAACAGTTCCTCATCATATCATCAATAAATAAAAACACGCACACCAAAATCTCAATACAATCCGACATGCATCGCCAGATCACCGTACATCTTGAAAGTGAATTGAGCACTCTTTCTTCAAGTTTTACAAAATGGATTGGTTCACAGAAATCATACGTTCAATCATTAGACGGGTGGCTTCACAAATGTGTTCCTCCCCAACAATCAACCAAGAAAAAAAGACGACAACCACCATCGTTAAGAGACTATGGCCCACCAATTTACGTTACTTGTGGTGTCTGGCTAGACAATCTTAAAACTTTACCTACTAAAGAAGTTGCGGATTCCTGTAAAAATTTAGCCGCTGCAATTGGCCATTTCTTGCCCCGTCAAGAAAAATCTAAAGGCGCTCATCGTCATTCGTTGCCCGGTGATCCTGCAGGGGAGAGTTTGCTACCGGAGGAAGGTTTGGAAGATCGCAATGCGAGTTTTGATCGTGTAAAGTCGCGTTTGGAGGATTTTGTTGGACAGTTGAGTAAGTTTTCAGGGCTATCTGTGGATATGTTTGTAGATCTTCAAAAGGCGATTCAAGATAAGAAGAACATCTATGCAAGAATTCACTCCCAATCTTAG